Below is a window of Armatimonadia bacterium DNA.
GGTGCTGGGGCCACTGACCGCCTGCCCCCATGCCCTTGCGAAAGGTTCATGACATGGAACCCGCCCTTGCCGAGCTGAACCAGCGAATCGCGGAAGCCTCGGAGTTCGTCCCCGCCCTGCGGGAGCAGATGTCCCGCGTCATCGTCGGCCAGGACTACCTGGTGGAGAGACTGTTAGTGGCGCTGCTGGCCAACGGACACGTGCTCCTGGAAGGCGTGCCCGGTCTGGCCAAGACTCTCGCCGTCAAGACCCTGGCGCAGACCATCGACACCGGCTTCCAGCGCTTGCAGTTCACTCCTGACCTGCTGCCGGCCGATATCGTCGGGACGATGGTCTATGACGAACGCTCCCGCGAGTTCTTCGTCAAGAAGGGCCCGATCTTCTCCAACCTTATTCTTGCCGACGAGATCAACCGGGCGCCTGCGAAGGTGCAGAGCGCACTCCTGGAGGCCATGCAGGAGCGGCAGGTGACCATCGGCGGCGAGACCTTCCACCTGGAGGAGCCCTTTCTCGTTCTGGCCACCCAGAACCCCATCGAGCAGGAGGGCACATACCCCCTGCCGGAGGCCCAGGTTGACCGCTTCATGCTCAAGCTCAAGGTCAGCTACCCTTCCAAGGAGGAGGAGCTGGGCATCCTGCGCCGCTGGGCAACCCGCGAGGGTCCTCAGCCCCAGGCCGTCTGCACGGGCCAGGATATCCTTCGAGCCCGCGGGGTCGTCCACGACGTGTACATGGACGAGAAGCTGGAGCGCTACATCGTTGAGTTGGTCTGCGCCACCCGCGACCCGGCAGAAGCGGCGGCCGCCTCACGAGAGCGACTGCGCGACCGCCAGGATCTCACCAGGGAGCAGCGCTCGGCCTGGGAGCAGAGCGCGAGTAGTCTCGAGGCCTGCAAGGCGCTCATCGACTACGGCTCCTCGCCGCGTGGCAGCATCTACCTGACCCTGGCCTCGAAGGCCCTGGCTTTCGTGCAGGGCCGTGGCTACGTCATCCCGGATGATGTCGTTGCGTTGGCGCCGGACGTCCTGCGGCACCGAATCCTCCTCTCCTACGAGGCCGAGGCCGAGGGGCTCACTACCGACGACATCGTTGAGAGAACCCTGCGTACTGTCGCGATTCCCTGATCGCCGCACTAAGCGAAACCTGGGTAGCCCTGGCACATGCTTGATCAGCAGTCTCTTCTGAGAAGTGTGCGGCACATCGAGATCCGCACCGACCGCATGTCCGACGATTTCTTCGCCGGCGGCTATCACTCTGTCTTCAAGGGTCTGGGGCTGGAGTTCAGCGAGGTGCGTCCCTACACGGTCGGTGACGACGTCCGCAGCATCGACTGGAACGTCACCGCCCGAACCGGCACGCCCCATGTGAAGAGCTTCGTCGAAGAGCGCGAGCTCACCGTCGTCCTGATCGTCGATGCCAGTGGGAGCCTGGACTTCGGCTCACAGGAGCGCACGAAGGCCGAGTCGGCCGCGGAAGTCTGCGCGCTCCTGGCCTTCTCAGCGATCAAGAACAACGACAAGGTCGGCCTGATCACCTTCACCGACGAGGTGGAGCTCTTCCTGCCGCCGCGCAAGGGCCGTCACCAGGTTCTGCGCGTGATCCGCGAGGTCCTGGGTCCACAGCGGCGACACCGTCACACCGACATCTCTGCCGCCGTGGAATTCGCGACACGGACGCTGACCCGCCGCTCGGTGATGTTCGTGATCTCCGACTTCCGGGACAGCGGCTACCTGGACGCTCTCACCATCGCTCACAGGCGGCATGATGTGATCGCGGTCGACCTGTATGACCCGCGGGAGCACGACCTGGGATCTGCGGGCCTGATTGACCTCGAGGATGCGGAGACAGGCCGCCGGGTGCTGGTGGACACCGCGACCGGCACCTTCAAGCATGTTCACAAGATGATTGAGCAGCGACGGGCGGAGGAACGGCGAGCGAAGTTCCTCTCGCAGGGCATCGACCTGGTCTCGATCAGCACCGCCACCTCGCCCGTTGACCCGCTCGTGCAGTTTTTTGAGAAGCGTAGGCGACGCCTCCGTCGCTAGCCGATGCAGGCCCGCCCTGACTGTGGTACCGTCGCAGGGGCAGGCACACTGACCGACTTCCCAGGGGCTCGACACGTACAAAGCCTTCTACCAGACCTCCTCCAGGCCCTGGCTCTGACCTTCTATGCGCGCATACCCATCTCGGTTAGTGGCTGTTGCCTTCGCAGTGGGCGCCCTGTTGGCGGCCCAGGGCTTGGCCTGTGCCCAGACGAACGCCCCTCTGACCGCGACCGCCTCGACCGACAAACAGCGGATCACTGTTGGCGAAGTGCTGACCCTCAAGCTCCAGGTCACCTGCCCGACGGGAACGACGGTGTCCCTGGTCGAGCCGGCCCAGCATCTGGCGCCCTTCGAGATCCGCGACAGTTCCACCAGCTCACAACCTTCTGGGGACCAGACCGCCGTCACGCTCACCTACAAGCTGGCGATCTTCGAGGTAGGGGAGAGGGAGCTGTCCGGTCTGGAGCTCTCCTGCCGAGTCCCCAACAGCCAGTCGCCGCAGACG
It encodes the following:
- a CDS encoding AAA family ATPase, with product MEPALAELNQRIAEASEFVPALREQMSRVIVGQDYLVERLLVALLANGHVLLEGVPGLAKTLAVKTLAQTIDTGFQRLQFTPDLLPADIVGTMVYDERSREFFVKKGPIFSNLILADEINRAPAKVQSALLEAMQERQVTIGGETFHLEEPFLVLATQNPIEQEGTYPLPEAQVDRFMLKLKVSYPSKEEELGILRRWATREGPQPQAVCTGQDILRARGVVHDVYMDEKLERYIVELVCATRDPAEAAAASRERLRDRQDLTREQRSAWEQSASSLEACKALIDYGSSPRGSIYLTLASKALAFVQGRGYVIPDDVVALAPDVLRHRILLSYEAEAEGLTTDDIVERTLRTVAIP
- a CDS encoding DUF58 domain-containing protein, which gives rise to MLDQQSLLRSVRHIEIRTDRMSDDFFAGGYHSVFKGLGLEFSEVRPYTVGDDVRSIDWNVTARTGTPHVKSFVEERELTVVLIVDASGSLDFGSQERTKAESAAEVCALLAFSAIKNNDKVGLITFTDEVELFLPPRKGRHQVLRVIREVLGPQRRHRHTDISAAVEFATRTLTRRSVMFVISDFRDSGYLDALTIAHRRHDVIAVDLYDPREHDLGSAGLIDLEDAETGRRVLVDTATGTFKHVHKMIEQRRAEERRAKFLSQGIDLVSISTATSPVDPLVQFFEKRRRRLRR